One region of Oryza sativa Japonica Group chromosome 5, ASM3414082v1 genomic DNA includes:
- the LOC4337583 gene encoding cytochrome b5 yields the protein MSNDNKKVYTLEEVAKHNSKDDCWLIIGGKVYNVSKFLEDHPGGDDVLLSSTGKDATDDFEDVGHSTTARAMMDEYYVGDIDTSTIPARTKYVPPKQPHYNQDKTPEFIIKILQFLVPLAILGLAVAIRIYTKSESA from the exons atgtcgAACGACAACAAGAAGGTGTATACCCTGGAGGAGGTCGCCAAGCACAACTCCAAGGACGACTGCTGGCTCATCATCGGCGGAAAG GTATACAATGTGTCGAAATTCCTTGAGGACCATCCAGGAGGTGATGATGTCTTGCTATCTTCAACTG GCAAGGACGCGACTGACGATTTTGAGGATGTCGGGCACAGCACGACTGCTCGTGCGATGATGGATGAGTATTACGTTGGCGACATCGACACATCCACAATACCCGCGAGGACGAAGTACGTTCCCCCAAAGCAACCACACTACAACCAGGACAAGACCCCGGAGTTCATCATCAAGATCCTCCAGTTCTTGGTTCCCCTCGCCATATTGGGCCTGGCTGTTGCAATTAGGATCTACACCAAGTCGGAGTCCGCTTAG